From one Marinobacter sp. LV10MA510-1 genomic stretch:
- a CDS encoding alanine/glycine:cation symporter family protein — protein sequence MEAIENVFSAINGLVWGPPMLILILGVGLFLSLGLKLMPIFKLGAGFRLMWNGRSAAGAESDGEIPPFQALMTALSATVGTGNIAGVATAVFLGGPGALFWMWLTALVGMATKYSEAVLAVRFREVDERGAYVGGPMYYIRNGLGKKWAWMGVLFAIFAAIAGFGIGNTVQANSVADVMEATFGLPHWISGVILMVLVGMVLIGGIRRIGQVASALVPLMAVSYLLAGLVVLAINFAEIPAAFGLIFEHAFSPIAAEGGFAGAAVWAAIRFGVARGVFSNEAGLGSAPIAHAAAQTKNPINQGMIAMLGTFIDTIIICTITGLVIITSGVWTSGESGAALTSMAFSQALPGVGGYVVAIALAVFAFTTLLGWSFYGERCVEFLFGVKAIVPYRVAWVLAIPVGATINLGLIWLVADTLNAMMALPNLIALALLSPVVFRLTKEHFEKEKAAGL from the coding sequence ATGGAAGCTATTGAAAACGTATTTAGTGCAATTAACGGGCTGGTCTGGGGACCACCCATGTTGATACTCATTCTTGGTGTGGGGCTGTTTTTAAGTCTCGGCCTGAAGCTGATGCCCATATTCAAGCTCGGTGCGGGTTTCCGCCTGATGTGGAACGGTCGCAGCGCCGCAGGTGCGGAGTCAGATGGTGAAATTCCGCCGTTTCAGGCTCTTATGACTGCCCTTTCAGCCACTGTCGGAACCGGTAACATTGCCGGTGTTGCGACCGCGGTTTTCCTCGGCGGTCCGGGGGCCCTGTTCTGGATGTGGCTAACAGCCCTGGTGGGAATGGCGACCAAGTACTCCGAAGCGGTGCTTGCAGTGCGCTTCCGCGAGGTCGATGAGCGTGGCGCTTATGTCGGCGGGCCCATGTATTACATTCGTAACGGGCTTGGCAAAAAATGGGCCTGGATGGGCGTGCTGTTTGCCATTTTCGCCGCTATTGCCGGTTTCGGCATTGGTAATACTGTACAGGCCAACTCGGTTGCAGACGTAATGGAAGCCACATTCGGCCTACCACACTGGATCAGCGGCGTTATCCTGATGGTTCTGGTGGGTATGGTTCTGATTGGCGGTATTCGCCGCATCGGGCAGGTAGCCAGTGCGCTCGTTCCTCTTATGGCCGTGTCGTATCTACTTGCTGGGCTGGTTGTACTGGCCATTAATTTCGCCGAGATTCCTGCCGCATTTGGGCTGATCTTCGAGCATGCGTTCAGCCCCATCGCTGCAGAAGGCGGCTTTGCCGGTGCGGCAGTCTGGGCAGCCATCCGGTTCGGCGTTGCAAGGGGTGTCTTTTCCAACGAGGCCGGTTTGGGTTCTGCGCCTATCGCCCACGCGGCAGCGCAAACCAAGAACCCGATCAATCAGGGTATGATCGCTATGTTGGGCACCTTTATTGACACCATCATTATTTGTACGATCACCGGTCTGGTCATCATCACTTCTGGTGTATGGACATCCGGCGAATCCGGCGCGGCACTCACTTCCATGGCGTTCTCACAGGCGCTTCCAGGCGTTGGCGGTTATGTGGTGGCCATAGCTCTGGCTGTTTTTGCCTTTACGACCCTTCTTGGCTGGTCATTCTACGGTGAGCGCTGCGTCGAATTTCTGTTCGGCGTAAAGGCTATAGTGCCTTATAGAGTTGCCTGGGTCCTCGCTATCCCGGTTGGCGCAACCATAAACCTGGGCCTGATTTGGCTGGTGGCAGACACGTTGAATGCCATGATGGCACTGCCCAATCTGATTGCCCTGGCGTTGCTCAGCCCGGTGGTGTTCAGACTGACCAAAGAACATTTTGAGAAAGAAAAAGCGGCAGGCCTTTGA
- a CDS encoding peroxiredoxin, with protein sequence MSLRLGDTAPDFEQDSSEGNISFHNWLGDGWGVLFSHPADFTPVCTTELGLTAKLKGEFAKRNVKAMALSVDPVDSHHDWIKDINETQGCTVNFPIIADHDGKVAELYDMIHPNANSTLTVRSLFVIDPNKKVRLIITYPASTGRNFNEVLRVIDSLQLTDEHKVATPGNWERGGDVVIVPSLQDEDEIKQRFPKGYKAVKSYLRMTPDPTSNWSGD encoded by the coding sequence ATGAGTTTACGCCTTGGAGATACTGCACCGGATTTTGAACAGGATTCCAGTGAAGGCAACATCAGTTTCCACAATTGGCTGGGCGACGGCTGGGGCGTGTTGTTTTCACACCCGGCAGACTTTACCCCAGTGTGCACCACCGAGCTGGGCCTGACCGCCAAGCTGAAGGGCGAGTTTGCCAAGCGCAATGTGAAAGCCATGGCGTTAAGTGTTGACCCCGTTGATTCCCACCACGACTGGATCAAAGACATCAACGAAACCCAGGGTTGCACCGTTAACTTCCCGATCATTGCTGACCACGACGGTAAAGTGGCCGAGCTGTACGACATGATTCATCCCAATGCCAACAGCACGCTGACCGTGCGCTCGCTGTTCGTGATTGATCCGAACAAGAAAGTGCGTTTGATCATCACTTATCCGGCCAGCACTGGCCGCAACTTCAACGAAGTACTGCGGGTTATCGACTCCCTGCAGCTGACCGATGAGCACAAAGTAGCGACCCCGGGTAACTGGGAACGCGGCGGCGACGTGGTTATCGTGCCTTCACTGCAAGACGAAGACGAAATCAAGCAGCGCTTCCCGAAAGGCTATAAGGCGGTTAAGTCGTACCTGCGTATGACTCCAGACCCGACCTCTAACTGGTCTGGCGATTAA
- a CDS encoding MetQ/NlpA family ABC transporter substrate-binding protein: MTFKKTLIALAAAATFSAAVSAEELSIAATPVPHAEILEFVKPMLAEQGVELDVKVFTDYIQPNVQVDQKRMDANFFQHQPYLDEFNAGRGTTLVTVTGVHVEPFGAYSSKIKSLDELKDGGVVAIPNDPTNGGRALLLLQKAGLITLKEGSKITATPRDIADNPKNLEFKELEAATLPRILNQVDVALINTNYALEAGLNPTKDALIIEGSDSPYVNILVARPDNKDSDAMQKLSAALTSEDVKDFINEKYQGAVVPAF, from the coding sequence ATGACCTTCAAGAAGACCCTGATTGCCCTGGCTGCAGCGGCCACTTTCTCTGCTGCTGTCAGCGCCGAAGAACTCAGCATTGCTGCGACTCCGGTCCCCCACGCGGAAATCCTGGAATTTGTGAAACCGATGCTGGCCGAGCAGGGCGTAGAGCTAGACGTAAAAGTATTCACCGACTACATCCAGCCCAACGTTCAGGTTGACCAGAAGCGCATGGACGCCAACTTCTTCCAGCACCAGCCGTATCTGGACGAGTTTAACGCCGGCCGTGGCACCACCCTGGTTACGGTTACCGGTGTTCACGTTGAGCCTTTCGGCGCTTACTCCAGCAAAATCAAATCTCTGGACGAACTGAAAGACGGCGGCGTGGTTGCCATTCCTAACGACCCTACCAACGGTGGACGTGCCCTTTTGCTGCTGCAAAAAGCCGGACTGATCACCTTGAAGGAAGGCAGCAAAATCACCGCGACACCGCGTGATATTGCCGACAACCCGAAGAACCTGGAATTCAAGGAACTTGAGGCCGCTACCCTGCCGCGCATCCTGAACCAGGTAGACGTTGCCCTGATCAACACCAACTACGCGCTGGAAGCTGGCCTGAACCCGACCAAAGACGCGTTGATCATCGAAGGTTCGGATTCACCTTACGTCAACATTTTAGTGGCACGCCCAGACAACAAAGACAGCGACGCGATGCAGAAGCTGTCAGCCGCGCTAACATCCGAAGACGTGAAAGACTTTATTAACGAGAAATATCAGGGTGCTGTGGTTCCTGCATTCTAA
- a CDS encoding methionine ABC transporter permease produces the protein MEALMQDLLSNVDWVEIGIASWDTLIMVAMSLLFSVVIGLPIGVLLFLFGKHQLLEQPLAYTVLSFVVNVLRSVPFIILLIVMIPFTVMMIGTSLGVAGAIPPLVAGGAPFFARLVETSLREVDRGIIEATQAMGANVRQIVLGALLPEALPGIIAGVTVTAITLVSYAAMSGVIGGGGLGDLAIRFGYQRFQTDVMVITVALLVIFVQLLQMLGDRLVIHFSRK, from the coding sequence ATGGAAGCCCTGATGCAGGATTTACTGAGCAACGTAGACTGGGTGGAAATCGGCATCGCCAGCTGGGACACCCTGATTATGGTGGCCATGTCGCTGCTGTTCAGCGTGGTGATTGGCCTGCCCATTGGCGTGCTGCTGTTCCTGTTTGGCAAGCACCAGCTGCTGGAACAGCCCTTAGCCTATACGGTGCTGTCGTTCGTAGTGAACGTACTGCGTTCGGTGCCGTTTATCATTTTGTTAATCGTGATGATTCCGTTCACCGTGATGATGATAGGCACGTCCCTGGGCGTTGCGGGAGCCATACCGCCATTGGTCGCCGGTGGCGCACCCTTCTTTGCCCGCCTGGTAGAAACCTCGCTGCGGGAAGTGGACCGCGGCATTATCGAAGCCACCCAGGCCATGGGCGCTAACGTGCGGCAAATTGTCCTCGGCGCCTTGTTGCCGGAAGCACTTCCGGGCATCATCGCCGGTGTTACCGTCACTGCAATAACCTTGGTGTCTTACGCGGCTATGTCCGGCGTGATTGGCGGAGGCGGCCTGGGCGACCTGGCCATTCGTTTCGGTTATCAACGGTTCCAAACCGACGTTATGGTCATCACCGTCGCGTTACTGGTGATTTTCGTACAGCTGCTACAAATGCTAGGCGATCGTCTAGTTATACATTTCAGTCGTAAATAG
- a CDS encoding methionine ABC transporter ATP-binding protein, which translates to MIVFDQIEKSYQVGGKAVPALHPTSFAIETGEVFGIVGHSGAGKSTLVRLINLLERPTGGSIKIDGEDVTHYNAAQLRAFRRNVGMIFQHFNLLSSKTVNDNIAFPMKLASIYSKTEIQQRVAELLELVSLSEHATKFPSQLSGGQKQRVGIARALACRPTILLCDEATSALDPQTTQSVLKLLADINRELGLTIVLITHEMDVVRRVCDRVAVMDAGRVVEMGPVSDVFLHPQHPTTRDFVFESENIDSLELQQDFKKAKGRILRLTFKGESTYDPLLGSVARKSGVDFSIISGRIDHIKDTPYGQLTLALVGGDLAVAMAALEAADVHVEVMN; encoded by the coding sequence GTGATCGTATTTGACCAGATAGAGAAATCCTACCAGGTGGGGGGCAAGGCCGTACCTGCGCTGCACCCCACCAGCTTCGCCATTGAAACCGGTGAAGTGTTCGGCATTGTCGGCCACTCCGGCGCCGGAAAATCCACCCTGGTACGGCTGATTAACCTGCTGGAGCGCCCGACCGGCGGCAGCATCAAGATCGACGGCGAAGACGTTACCCATTATAACGCCGCCCAGCTGCGCGCTTTTCGCCGCAACGTTGGCATGATCTTCCAGCACTTTAACCTGCTGTCATCGAAGACGGTTAACGACAACATTGCTTTCCCCATGAAACTGGCCAGCATCTATTCAAAAACCGAGATCCAGCAGCGGGTTGCGGAGTTGTTAGAGCTGGTCAGCCTGTCTGAACACGCCACAAAGTTCCCGTCACAGCTTTCTGGTGGCCAAAAGCAGCGAGTGGGCATAGCCCGAGCTCTTGCCTGCCGACCCACCATTTTGCTGTGCGACGAAGCCACCAGCGCGCTAGACCCGCAAACCACACAATCGGTGCTGAAGCTGCTGGCCGACATCAACCGCGAGCTGGGTTTGACCATCGTGCTGATTACCCACGAAATGGACGTGGTGCGCCGGGTGTGTGATCGGGTTGCGGTGATGGACGCAGGCCGCGTGGTGGAAATGGGGCCGGTGAGCGATGTGTTTCTGCACCCGCAACACCCCACCACCCGCGACTTTGTCTTCGAAAGCGAAAATATTGATAGCCTGGAACTGCAGCAGGATTTTAAAAAGGCCAAAGGCCGCATTCTGCGCCTGACCTTCAAAGGCGAGTCTACCTACGACCCGTTACTGGGCAGCGTAGCGCGCAAGTCCGGGGTCGACTTCAGCATTATCTCCGGGCGTATCGACCACATTAAAGATACGCCTTACGGCCAGCTGACTCTGGCACTGGTAGGTGGCGACCTGGCTGTGGCCATGGCAGCGCTGGAAGCCGCAGACGTGCACGTAGAGGTGATGAACTGA
- a CDS encoding sulfite exporter TauE/SafE family protein yields MEITLLPGGLDVGVALLLLLASVLGSMISASLGAGGGLLLIVIMAGWMPPAAIIPVHGLVQLGSNCGRAALTWRHIDWKVIAAFAPGVVLGASLGAWLLVDLPAQIWQLTIALFVLFLCWGPKLPKAAIGAPGIVIASAFTSFISLFVGASGPLVAAFIKQIHRDRFSTIATFSSAMALQHAPKALVFGLTGFMLSDWLVLIVAMIGCGFIGTWLGLRLLKAFSDQRFGTVLNLLLTALALRLLWQAAAAGVWW; encoded by the coding sequence GTGGAAATAACGCTGCTTCCAGGTGGCCTGGACGTGGGCGTTGCTCTGCTGCTGTTACTGGCCTCGGTGCTCGGCTCGATGATCAGCGCCAGCTTGGGTGCCGGTGGCGGTTTGCTGCTGATCGTCATTATGGCCGGTTGGATGCCCCCAGCCGCCATTATCCCGGTGCACGGGCTGGTGCAGCTGGGTTCAAACTGTGGCCGAGCCGCACTGACCTGGCGCCATATCGACTGGAAAGTAATTGCCGCTTTTGCTCCCGGCGTCGTGCTTGGAGCCAGCCTGGGTGCGTGGTTACTAGTGGATCTACCCGCTCAAATCTGGCAGCTGACCATTGCACTGTTTGTGCTGTTTTTGTGCTGGGGACCCAAGCTGCCGAAAGCCGCCATCGGCGCTCCAGGAATTGTTATAGCCTCGGCGTTTACCAGTTTTATCAGCCTGTTTGTCGGGGCCAGCGGGCCACTGGTCGCAGCGTTTATCAAACAGATTCACCGCGACCGCTTTAGCACCATCGCCACGTTTTCAAGCGCCATGGCTCTGCAACACGCGCCGAAAGCCCTTGTCTTCGGACTGACCGGGTTTATGTTGAGTGACTGGCTGGTGTTGATCGTGGCGATGATTGGTTGCGGCTTTATCGGCACCTGGCTTGGCCTACGCCTGTTGAAAGCGTTCAGCGATCAGCGCTTTGGCACGGTGCTGAATCTGCTGCTGACAGCCTTGGCTCTGCGTCTGCTTTGGCAGGCCGCTGCCGCAGGCGTTTGGTGGTAA
- a CDS encoding GGDEF domain-containing protein — translation MPVIQKCANITVLIKRWLGSLVNRATALVAVVILVVALTVMLVGGLLSQRELEQQAKAQVESIAALVSYELDDKLSMRLNIISHVATNLTMTELVFRDRAELLLSRQTELLHLFDSLFILDAEGLLQAEFPRIGLPKGLDFSTREYFKRISTLMTPIISEPYISSYEDKPVVMIGAPVFNHDQRFIGVIGGVMLLEDEHILNKFGNIRFAQTGYIGIATHSGTTLVNGRSGQFMVPLRAENPILIQAMGGFEGTTKTDNGDGDVTIMSVRQLDQAPWFVAAVWPTKEAFAPIGRIAIGLAWTLLVILLVLVPMAGWRFRKLMRPLKLLGQQVQDRHLGLRSLPVAIPGSIEIQRVATIFNTLMIERESAMLSLAEREAFYRSLTESAPIGIAQTDVLGRIEFANPALEVILGRSAAEIIDTPMMGYLKNSDRKTLITGWQRDLHKKKTFHGRVQLAAFGGHDGLWVDMMSAVIETEDRTLGTITVMRDVTRELAVASALEDEQRRAQSIIGVLQEGVLMADNTGAVRYANGAALQLLGIREITGPTNFFDLVSINAQDCSYTLEKFRASQKIDNLYAILRNHAGGEFDIDLTMLKVRNGESQERLVFVLRDDSARRRENERLSWEASHDPLTQLLNRRAFGHGLDKALAEAGQNKVATVMLLIDLDYFKPVNDKGGHLTGDEILRRLADLLRQTVRQSDTVARLGGDEFGILLPSCGMERAEALAERIRAGIEALVVEHKGEHYSVTASIGLAQINPTDTSTKAIMARADEGSYLAKGRGRNQVVVVLVSGA, via the coding sequence GTGCCGGTCATTCAAAAATGTGCAAATATCACTGTGTTGATTAAACGCTGGTTAGGCAGTCTGGTGAATCGGGCGACCGCTTTGGTTGCTGTCGTGATTCTGGTGGTTGCGCTGACGGTGATGCTGGTAGGTGGGCTGCTGAGCCAGCGGGAACTGGAGCAGCAGGCAAAGGCACAGGTTGAGTCCATAGCCGCTCTGGTGTCCTATGAACTGGACGATAAACTTTCCATGCGCTTGAATATTATTAGCCACGTGGCAACAAACCTGACCATGACCGAACTGGTGTTCCGTGACCGAGCCGAGTTGTTATTGTCGCGCCAAACCGAGTTGCTGCACCTTTTTGATAGCCTGTTCATTCTCGATGCCGAGGGTCTTCTGCAGGCGGAATTTCCACGCATTGGCTTGCCTAAAGGGTTAGATTTTAGCACCCGCGAATATTTTAAGCGCATATCTACGCTCATGACACCGATCATCAGCGAGCCTTACATCTCTTCTTACGAAGATAAACCTGTCGTTATGATCGGTGCGCCGGTGTTCAACCATGACCAGCGTTTTATCGGGGTGATTGGCGGCGTTATGCTGCTTGAAGACGAACATATTCTGAATAAATTCGGAAACATCCGCTTTGCGCAAACCGGTTATATTGGTATTGCTACCCACAGTGGTACAACGTTGGTCAACGGGCGTTCCGGGCAGTTTATGGTGCCCTTGCGAGCGGAGAACCCGATTCTGATACAAGCCATGGGTGGATTCGAGGGAACCACTAAAACCGATAACGGCGATGGCGACGTAACCATTATGTCGGTGCGGCAGCTGGACCAGGCACCCTGGTTTGTAGCTGCGGTTTGGCCTACAAAGGAAGCTTTTGCGCCGATTGGCCGTATCGCCATTGGCCTGGCCTGGACGCTGTTGGTCATTTTATTGGTGCTGGTACCCATGGCTGGCTGGCGTTTTCGCAAGCTGATGCGCCCGTTGAAACTGCTGGGCCAGCAAGTACAGGACCGCCACCTGGGCTTGCGTTCGCTGCCGGTTGCCATTCCCGGTAGCATCGAAATCCAGCGCGTAGCCACTATATTCAACACCTTGATGATCGAACGTGAGAGCGCCATGCTGTCGCTGGCAGAACGCGAAGCTTTTTACCGTTCGCTGACCGAAAGCGCGCCCATTGGTATTGCCCAAACTGACGTGTTGGGCCGGATCGAATTTGCCAACCCTGCGCTGGAGGTAATTCTTGGCCGTTCGGCCGCTGAGATTATTGATACGCCAATGATGGGTTACCTGAAAAATAGCGACCGGAAAACGTTAATTACCGGCTGGCAGCGTGATTTGCACAAGAAAAAAACCTTTCATGGCCGCGTCCAACTGGCGGCGTTTGGCGGGCACGATGGTTTGTGGGTTGACATGATGTCGGCGGTGATCGAAACCGAAGATCGTACTCTGGGCACCATCACCGTCATGCGGGATGTCACCCGGGAACTAGCCGTGGCCAGCGCGCTGGAAGATGAGCAGCGCCGGGCACAAAGCATTATCGGCGTGCTGCAAGAGGGCGTGTTGATGGCGGATAACACTGGCGCTGTGCGTTACGCCAATGGCGCCGCGCTGCAACTGCTGGGGATACGTGAAATCACTGGGCCAACTAATTTCTTTGATCTTGTGTCGATCAATGCTCAGGATTGCAGCTATACTCTGGAGAAATTCCGGGCCAGCCAGAAGATCGATAATCTCTACGCCATTTTGCGCAATCACGCCGGCGGTGAGTTTGATATCGACCTAACCATGCTGAAGGTTCGCAACGGTGAGTCCCAAGAACGCCTGGTGTTTGTACTGCGCGACGACAGCGCGCGCCGACGAGAAAACGAGCGCCTATCGTGGGAAGCGTCCCACGATCCACTGACCCAGCTTTTAAACCGCCGCGCTTTTGGCCACGGTTTGGACAAAGCGTTGGCAGAAGCCGGCCAGAATAAAGTGGCTACTGTGATGTTGCTGATTGATCTTGACTACTTCAAACCGGTGAACGACAAAGGCGGACACCTCACCGGTGACGAGATTCTGCGCCGCCTGGCTGACTTGCTAAGGCAGACCGTTCGCCAGTCTGACACTGTTGCGCGCCTGGGCGGGGATGAGTTTGGAATACTTCTGCCCAGCTGCGGTATGGAACGCGCCGAGGCTCTGGCGGAGCGGATTCGCGCAGGGATCGAAGCCCTGGTCGTTGAACACAAAGGCGAACACTATAGCGTAACCGCCAGTATTGGCCTTGCCCAGATCAACCCCACTGACACCAGCACAAAAGCCATTATGGCCCGTGCCGACGAGGGCTCGTACCTGGCCAAAGGCCGCGGCCGTAATCAGGTGGTTGTGGTTTTGGTGTCAGGCGCCTAA
- a CDS encoding Hcp family type VI secretion system effector — MPTPCYINIEGQTQGHITAGAFTADSVGNIYVEGHEDEILVQEFSHVVTVPTDPQSGQPSGQRVHKPFKFTSALNKATPLMYNALASGEMLPKVELKWYRTSVEGKQEHFFSTILEDATIIDINCNMPHCQDTTRSDFTQLVTVSLSYRKVTWEHGVAGTSGADDWRTPIEA; from the coding sequence ATGCCAACTCCTTGTTATATCAATATCGAAGGCCAAACCCAGGGCCACATCACCGCCGGTGCTTTCACCGCCGATTCCGTCGGCAATATCTATGTAGAAGGCCACGAAGATGAAATTCTGGTGCAGGAATTCAGCCACGTAGTCACCGTACCTACCGATCCCCAATCCGGCCAACCCTCCGGCCAGCGAGTGCACAAACCGTTCAAGTTCACCTCGGCCCTGAATAAAGCCACACCGCTGATGTACAACGCTCTGGCGTCTGGTGAGATGTTGCCAAAAGTGGAACTGAAGTGGTATCGCACCTCGGTAGAAGGCAAGCAAGAACACTTCTTCTCGACCATTCTGGAAGACGCCACCATCATTGACATCAACTGCAACATGCCCCACTGCCAAGACACCACCCGTTCAGACTTCACCCAGCTGGTTACCGTGTCGCTGTCATACCGCAAAGTCACCTGGGAGCACGGCGTGGCCGGCACTTCCGGCGCTGACGACTGGCGCACGCCAATCGAAGCCTAA
- a CDS encoding NINE protein — protein MQRPNTHSKFFGYLLWIFGFLGAHRFYYGKPITGTIWFFTFGLFLVGWIVDLFLIPSMDEEADYRFAEGPISYNVSWLLLTFTGLLGLHRMYMGKWITGILYLLTGGLFLVGVLYDFWTLNTQISERNRGSLLN, from the coding sequence ATGCAAAGACCGAATACACACAGTAAGTTTTTTGGCTACCTACTCTGGATTTTCGGCTTTCTGGGTGCGCACCGTTTTTATTACGGCAAACCGATCACCGGCACCATCTGGTTCTTCACATTTGGCCTGTTTCTGGTGGGCTGGATCGTCGACCTTTTCCTGATTCCAAGTATGGATGAAGAAGCCGATTACCGTTTTGCCGAAGGCCCCATCAGTTACAACGTTAGCTGGTTACTGCTGACGTTTACCGGTTTGCTGGGCCTGCATCGGATGTACATGGGAAAATGGATAACCGGAATTCTTTACCTGCTTACCGGCGGCCTGTTTCTGGTGGGTGTTCTGTACGATTTTTGGACACTGAACACTCAGATTTCAGAGCGTAATCGCGGCAGCCTGCTTAACTGA
- a CDS encoding class II glutamine amidotransferase yields MCELLAMSANTPTDLCFSFTGLTRRGGDTGPHKDGWGVAFYEGKGVRAFHDVDASANSRIAEVVQTHPIKSEVALCHIRQANVGEICLANTHPFMRELWGRYWVFAHNGQLSDFSAKPGFYEAVGSTDSEALFCDLLNHLRDNSDRHSTEQDTVDQLVQLSAAYGRQGVFNLLLSNGDWLFTFCSTKMASITRRAPFGPARLKDTDVTIDFEAETTPNDIVSVVVTEPLTSDEQWDVYQPGEWRLWRKGEVIQSGVVGTGGG; encoded by the coding sequence ATGTGTGAACTGCTGGCGATGAGTGCCAACACCCCGACCGATCTGTGTTTCAGCTTCACCGGCCTGACCCGCCGCGGCGGCGACACCGGGCCCCACAAAGATGGCTGGGGCGTGGCTTTTTATGAAGGCAAGGGCGTACGGGCATTTCACGATGTAGACGCCAGTGCCAATTCCCGCATTGCCGAGGTGGTACAAACCCATCCCATTAAAAGCGAAGTGGCGCTGTGCCATATTCGCCAAGCGAATGTGGGTGAAATTTGCCTGGCCAACACCCACCCGTTCATGCGTGAACTCTGGGGCCGTTACTGGGTATTTGCTCACAATGGCCAGCTGTCGGATTTTAGCGCGAAACCGGGGTTTTATGAGGCCGTTGGCAGCACCGACAGTGAAGCCCTGTTCTGTGATTTACTGAACCATTTGCGCGATAACAGCGACCGCCACAGCACCGAGCAGGATACGGTGGACCAGTTGGTTCAGCTGTCAGCGGCCTATGGTCGCCAGGGCGTATTCAACCTCCTGCTCAGCAACGGCGACTGGCTGTTCACTTTTTGCTCCACCAAAATGGCCAGCATTACCCGCCGCGCACCTTTTGGGCCGGCGCGACTGAAAGACACCGACGTAACTATAGACTTTGAAGCAGAGACCACCCCCAATGACATTGTCAGCGTGGTGGTGACCGAACCTTTGACCTCTGATGAACAGTGGGATGTGTATCAGCCCGGAGAGTGGCGTTTGTGGCGCAAGGGAGAAGTCATCCAGAGCGGTGTGGTTGGCACTGGCGGGGGTTGA
- a CDS encoding nodulation efficiency, NfeD-like protein, whose product MEWSITHLWLILALLLGLAELTSGVMVLLALAIAAAFTAVLAFFGFSLEWQLVGMGLFSGILVPIVVRWLKPHFSPKGVAYGTTGTGVDQGKLFHSLRRGFDDATGIKVNGDFYRLRVRSGGQTELPEGTALIFDHFDGTTAIVELATPKEL is encoded by the coding sequence ATGGAATGGAGCATTACCCACCTCTGGCTGATTCTGGCGCTCTTGCTGGGTCTGGCCGAGCTGACATCCGGCGTTATGGTGCTGTTGGCCCTGGCGATTGCTGCTGCATTTACGGCGGTACTGGCGTTTTTCGGCTTTTCCCTAGAGTGGCAATTGGTGGGAATGGGCTTATTTTCGGGCATCCTGGTGCCCATTGTTGTTCGCTGGCTGAAGCCGCATTTCTCGCCTAAAGGCGTAGCCTATGGCACGACCGGCACCGGCGTAGATCAGGGAAAGCTATTCCACAGTTTACGCCGTGGTTTTGACGACGCCACCGGCATCAAAGTAAACGGTGACTTTTATCGCCTGCGGGTACGATCGGGCGGACAAACCGAACTGCCAGAAGGCACAGCGCTTATTTTTGACCACTTCGATGGCACCACCGCCATTGTTGAACTTGCAACCCCCAAGGAACTGTAA